In Desulfuribacillus alkaliarsenatis, the following proteins share a genomic window:
- the truB gene encoding tRNA pseudouridine(55) synthase TruB, translated as MKLHGFVNVNKPTDMTSHDVVAILRKVLSTKKIGHTGTLDPQVTGVLPIAIGQATKLTDLIMDGAKTYEGKLVLGISTTTEDLTGELLDNVTNAAIPSVDALERVFNQLTGDIGQVPPMYSAVKIKGKKLYELARKGIEIERLERMITIYSFEILDITTTMINDISYPLISFRVTCSKGTYVRTLCVQVGELIGLPACMHSLVRTKSAEFTIKDSITLEAIKEFAAKKCYREFLIPIDRPLLRLPAIHLTSDWTKKVLNGMRYVANLRSYPFEQQQLKVNQLFRVYDDCGTFFALYKLIEINDENAVWKAEKVFKEVIENE; from the coding sequence ATGAAGCTTCATGGTTTTGTAAATGTAAATAAGCCAACGGATATGACATCTCATGATGTTGTTGCGATTCTTAGGAAAGTCCTTTCAACTAAAAAAATCGGTCATACTGGAACTCTTGATCCTCAGGTGACAGGTGTGTTACCTATTGCTATAGGCCAAGCAACCAAACTAACTGACCTAATTATGGACGGAGCAAAGACATATGAAGGGAAACTGGTACTAGGAATTAGCACCACAACTGAAGATCTTACGGGAGAGCTATTAGACAATGTTACAAATGCAGCAATTCCTTCCGTAGATGCTTTGGAACGAGTATTCAATCAGCTTACTGGCGACATTGGACAAGTTCCGCCTATGTATTCAGCAGTTAAAATCAAGGGAAAAAAACTTTATGAATTGGCTCGTAAAGGAATTGAAATCGAACGCTTAGAGAGAATGATAACTATCTATTCCTTTGAAATACTCGATATAACAACGACAATGATTAATGACATAAGCTATCCATTGATTTCTTTTCGAGTTACGTGTTCAAAAGGCACGTATGTACGTACGTTATGTGTGCAAGTTGGAGAATTAATTGGCTTACCAGCATGTATGCATTCATTAGTCAGAACTAAGTCAGCTGAGTTTACTATTAAAGATAGCATTACACTGGAAGCAATAAAAGAATTTGCAGCCAAGAAGTGCTATCGTGAATTTTTAATTCCTATCGATCGCCCACTTTTGCGCCTGCCAGCAATTCATTTAACAAGTGATTGGACAAAGAAAGTTTTAAATGGCATGCGCTATGTGGCGAATCTGAGAAGCTATCCTTTTGAACAACAACAATTAAAAGTCAATCAGCTATTTCGTGTTTATGACGATTGTGGTACTTTCTTTGCTCTCTATAAATTAATAGAAATAAATGATGAGAATGCTGTATGGAAAGCTGAGAAAGTATTTAAAGAGGTGATTGAAAATGAGTGA